AACCTGACAGGCAGGGCTTCAGCAGACCAGATAGAAGGATCGATGCAGGATCACATCCTTGCACAGGGCCTGTTGACAGGCAGATATGGAAGAACCTAAGTTCCTTTACCGTTTCAGGAGAGATAGTCAATGCTAAATGATCTGAGATCTGATGCCATGGGAATTATATCACAGGCTATCGCTGCTGTGGATCCCAGTGCATGTGTCCAGCGGTCCGTGAAGAGGGATGGTGATCTTTTGCATATAGGCAGCAGATCCTATGACATCTCCTCCTACAATAACATCTATGCGGTTGCATTCGGCAAAGCTGCCATACCCATGGCGTCTGCCCTTGAGGATATACTGGGTGGGCAACTGACTGAGGGTTATGCGATAACCAAATATGGCTTTGCAGGCTCCCTTAAAAGACTGACCGTGATGGAGGCAGGTCATCCGATACCTGATGATAACGGAGTGCTTGCAGCAAAAAAAGTACGTGATTTTCTGGAGAAGACAGGACCCAGGGACCTTATTTTCTTCCTGATATCGGGTGGTGGCTCAGCCCTGATGACCCTCCCGAGAAAAGGCATCGCTCTTTCCGATATTGTCAATCTCACGGACAAGCTCCTCCGGGTGGGAGCCACTATAGATGAGGTGAACACGGTAAGGAAGCACCTTTCCGCAGTAAAGGGCGGAGGCCTCGCTAAGATGGCATACCCTTCCGAGTCCGTAAGTCTTATACTATCGGACGTCGTAGGCGATCCGCTGGACGTCATAGCTTCCGGACCCACTGTCCCTGACAGGTCGACATTCGATGATTTCCATGAGATAGTGCTCAGGTATGGACTGCAGCTATCCCCTGCTGTCCAGGGCTTGCTGGAGGACGGGCTTGAAGGTGTCATAGAGGATACTCCCAAATCAGAAGGTCCCATATTTGAGAAATGCTATAACTTCCTGGTAGGCAATAATTTCCTTGCGCTCCGGGAGGCTGAGAAGAAGGCGAATGAGCTTGGTTACAACACCCTCGTTCTCACATCATCGCTCGCAGGCGAGGCAAGGGAGGTCGCAAAGGTGTTTGCTTCCATCGCAAAGGAAGAACGTCGAAGGACCATTCCTCTGCCTCTGCCTGTATGTATCCTGGCAGGCGGGGAGCCCACTGTGACCCTGAAGGGAAGAGGTAAAGGCGGAAGATGCCAGGAACTGGCCCTTTCATTTGCCATAGAAACTGAAGGCCTTGAGAACATACTGTTGCTGGCTGCCGCAACAGACGGGAACGATGGCCCAACGGATGCGGCTGGTGCCTTTGCAGACGGCTACACCGTCGAGAAAGGACAGGATGCGCACATGGATGCAAGAGTGATGATTCAGCACAACAATTCCTACCAGTTCTTCAAGGATATAGGGGACCTTCTTGTCACAGGCCCCACAGGGACCAATGTGATGGACATATACGTCCTGCTTGTAAGAGAGGATCTCTGATCGTGGATCTCACTTGATTTCAGTTCCTCTTCAGATCTCGATGTCCACACTATATACTTTTTCGGGGTTTTCCTTGTGCACTTTCCAGAACACATCCTCCCCGTACTGTTCAGCAAGTTTTAGTGTCCTTTTTGGTATGGTCTTCGGACCCAGTACGGCTCCCGGCCTCTCAGGGTCGTCGATGTAATCCGTTTCCATCATGAACCTGGTGCCCTGCTGCAGGGCCTCTTCTATGGCTCCCTTTCCTGCAAGCACCCCGGGGAAGATCCCCAGTCTCTCACAAACGCTGACCATAGGCGGAGCGTAGTGCTTCACCACTCTGTGCAGCTGTATCCCGGTTTTCCTGGCGCGTTCAGTGATATCGACAAGTTCCGGCTCGCCCACGCTCTCAGTATGTAGCTGCACTGCACAGTCCAGATCAGACGCAAGGGTGAATGCATGTTCCATGACCTCGTTGGAGGCATCCCATACTTCAGGGCTTACCGGGTAGTGCGGCCTCCCGCTCTTAAGTCCGACAGCCAGTCCTCTCTCCACGTAACCTGCAGCTATGTCCAGCCCTCCTTTCATGGTCTCCTTTGCCTTTTCCAGGTCCATGTACTCAAGGAGCTTGCTGATCTCCGCAGGATGCACGCCCAGCACAGGGAAAGATATGACACCGGTCCGGTTGATCTGTCTTGATATGTCCACGGTCTCTTCAAAAACCGCAATATGGTCCTCAGGCCTTGTCACCTTTATCCCCAGGGTCCAGCTTGGCTTCATAACAAGGAAGATATGTGTACCTCCTGCATCCTGGAATTCCTTGACCGCCCTGAGCCCCTGGGCTCGGGGATCTATGTGCATGTGCTCGTCCGTTATGGGAAAAGGGGCTAAGGTTTTCATTGTTCAAGGATTGTTCCCATTAAGATAATAACCTTATGATGACATGATATCTCTCAATTAATTTAAATATCAGTTTTTATCAGTTCTTGTCAGGCTTCCGGTCCAAGACCTTTAAAGAATAAGTTCCAGAAGGGATCTGTCTCAGGCTCGGTCAGCTTTGAAGTTTTGCCGTTTCTGCAAAATATTGAATGCTCCAGCTTACTGTCAAAAACTCCAAGCTCAAAACTTTTAATACCAAGTTCATCCCATGCTCTGCGAATTATCGAAACGCTCTGAGGCTCAACGGCAGCAAGCAGGGTTCCCTCGCTGATAGCATACCATGGATCAAAATCCAGTGCTTTTGCAAACTCCGTGATATCAGCAGGCACATCGACTGAGTCCAGGTCTACATTGACAGCTATCCCTGCAGCCTCTGCCATTTCATATACGCCCCCGAGAACACCGCCTTCAGTTGCATCATGCATTGCATGCACTCCTCCGGCACTAAAGGCGCTAAGTGCATCTTCTACAACAGTTATTTCGGTGACGCGTTCAAGACACCTCTGAAGAGCATCTTCTGTCATACTTCCGGTCATGCGGTCTTTATAAAGAACGGACAGCAAAGCTGTGGCTTCTATTGCCGGCCCCTTTGTCATCAGCAGTATATCGCCGTCACGGGCCCCGCCTGGAGAGATCCAGGAGTCCTTATCGGCAATACCCCATACGGTAATGCCTCCTACAGTGGGAATATTGACAGCATCGTACCATCCTGTATGTCCTCCCGCAATACATATCCCAAGCTTTGCAGCTGCAGACGAAATAGATCGGATTATGGTCTGGGCATCCTCATCAGGGCAGGTGGGTGGAAGAAGCAGCGTATATGTCATGAACCGGGGATCTATGCCTGTTACAGCAACATCGCTGGCGCCTATATGCACTGTAAACCAGCCCATCAGGTCAAGTGGAAGTCCCGGAGCAGGGAATATCGGGTCTTCGGCAATAGCCATAACACTCCCGTCTTTCAGTTCAAGCACAGCAGCGTCAAGACCCGGGCCGGGAGGTACGAGGAGCTGGGCGTTTGGTGCTCCAAAGTTCGTCCCAAGCAAGGACTTCAGCCGGTCAGGTGAAGGTTTACCTGTACGGGTTCTACTCATGTACTATTCTCCTCTTAAGCACGGATTCCACGTCTTGGACCTTGCCTTTTAATCTTCCGGATGCACCGTTCCTGTCATCAATAGTGATATGTGTGAGAACGCGCGATGAGTGTGATCTCATATGATTGTGGCAGTCCATGATCACTCCCATGACCTTATCCTGATCGCCTTCTATGGTCGTCTGCATTGCCCCCATAATATAATCTACATCAGCAGCCTCAATTATCGGGATAAGTTCAGCTATCAGTTCTTTGAGCTCTTCTTTCTCTCCAATGGGTACCACTGAAAAACTTGCCAGTATTAACATCCTCTCCTATCAATAATTATGTGAAAAGTCTCTGAAAATAACTTACTGCTTTTTCTACATCCGGCTCTGCAACTGTGGCACTTACTGCGCATATCATATCAGCACCAGCTTTTATAACCTCGCCTGCATTCTCGGGAGTTATGCCCCCTATAGCTATTACAGGCAATGTACATGCATTCCGCACCTCCCGGATAAGCTGGATGCCTGAAGGAGGCCCGGCATCCTTCTTTGTAGAAGTGTGATAAACAGGGCCGACACCCAGATAATCAGCACCCTCCTCCTCAGCCTGAACAGCTTCTTCAAGATTGCGTACAGTAACTCCTATTATCTTGTCCGGGCCCAGCAGGTGCCTCACAATTTTAACCGGCAGGTCATCCCGGCCAATATGCACTCCGTCAGCATCTGTTGCAAGAGCGACATCTACACGGTCATTTACGATAAATCTTGCATTCCCACACAGGCTTTTAAGCTCCATGGCCTCTTTATACAACGATGCAGTTGTTCCATCTTTTCTTCTATACTGGACAATACTTGCACCCGCCTTTACTGCAGCCCGGACATCGCTTCTGTTGCCGGCAAGACTAAGGTTTGCATCAGTAATGAAATAGAACCCTTTCATTGATTTCTCCCGTATTACATCCGCTAGAGGCTCATTTTGGAAAGCTACCTTCTGTTCCCAATGTGATACTATTATTTAAAATTCGTCCTGCACCTTCTGTATACAGTGATACTGACAGTGTCTTCTGAGACTTTCCCCAAGTTACATTATAATCCTCCTTCCTTTATTGGTTATGAATCTGTCATTTGCACCCTGTCAAAATCCTGCCGTTGGCAAGAGGGTTTCAATGTTTTTGAGATGTTCCTGAAAATGTCCCGTGAACATCCTCAGGATTTAAAAGTTAAACATACATTAAGGGGGTCGGTTAAACTGCGTCTTTACAAAAGCAGGGCTTGGAATTCGAAAGATTTCTTTTCAACCTTTCCCTCTTCGCTGAGTTTATTTTATCTCTTTATCTTTTAGGTGCATGGCAGGTACTATTCCGGCAACTGCAGGGTTGCATACTTACAATTAAAGATAACCATGTCAGCTTTTTAACGGCACAGTCTAATGCGGGACACAGGCTAAATATCATTAGGATGGTATTTGATAGAGATAAACCTCATCAGGCTTAATACAAGCAACAATGCCGAAAGAACAACTAAAATGTCAAACTTAAAATCCTGACTATATACCATCACGGTGATTTCACGCATGATAATTAGGATAGTAGCATCTGTCACGTAGGTGAGCCTGATCCTCTCATGAACATCATAATCAGCAAAAGCCTTAAAAAGGTCAATAAGAACAAAGATCGTCAGAATACGGTATACCACCTGACTGAAATCACCCGTTTGCAGCAATACATATCCTATTGTCTCGAAAATGTTGACCATCGCTATGATTATTGCTAGCAGGAGTATGTAAAGTACTAAGACGGTCACTATGTGGATGGTCTTCTTATATATTTTATCATGTAGTATCATCCCGATTCTCCAAAGCATTCACAGATGTCTTGACTAACCATTTCCTTTTTTAAATATCAATATTATACCTATTATTTTCATATACCTATAAAAATTAATAAAACTAACCTATATATGATATATATATACCAAAATCTATTTATAAGCAGCAACAATATATAGAAACTACATAAGTATATAAAATGCAGAACTTGAACTGATTTCTTTGATCGTACGTAGGTATGTTTACTTACTCTGACGAATCCTATCAAGAAACTACTATAGATATTTCAAAAAGAGATATGTGTGACTGATCTGCCTTATTTGTAAAGAATGCTGGATACTGTACAAAGGGTTCAGAAATTATAGGCATGTGCCAAAATATCCCTGAAATGTCCCCAAGGCTTAAGAATCAGACATGCATTAAGGGGGTCGGTGAAAATAATATGGCCAAGAAAGCAGCGGTAATTAACGGGGACGGAGTAGGTCCCGAATTGGTCGATGCGATGATAAAGGTAGCGGATGCTGCAAACACAGGTGTCGAGTTCATCAGATGTGATGCTGGTGCCACATGGTGGGAAAAGCACGGAGGCAATTCACTGATCCCGGATGAGACATGGAATGCACTTGAGAACTCTGATGCATGTTTCAAGGGTCCGACAACAACCCCCGGAGTGGTGGGTGCACCGAGGAGTGTAGCCGTCTCCATCAGGCAGAAGTACAACCTGTATGCAAACGTCAGGCCCATCAAGACTTTTCCCAACACCCCAAGGCCACTTGGTGATGTTGACTTCGTGTGCGTCAGGGAAGGTACCGAGGGTCTCTATATCGGCGAGGAGGTCAAGCTCACGGACGATGTCTCCATAGCAATCAGGAAGATAACCCGCACATCCAGTTCAAAGGTCGCAAGATATGCATTCCAGGAGGCAAAGAGGAGGAACTTCGATACTGTCGTGGCCATCCACAAGAGTAACATTCTCAGGCGCACATGCGGACTTTTCCTCGAGGAAGTTGAGAAGGCAGGCAAGGAGTATGAGGGCATCGAGCTCTGGGAATACCACATTGACAACATCGCCCAGCAGCTCATCAAGAACCCGCAGCTGTTCAACAACAAGGTCCTGCTCTCCACGAACCTGTTCATGGATGTCATCAGCGAGGAGTGCTCGGCGCTGGTGGGTAGCATCGGTCTCATTTACTCTGCAAACATAGGCGACAACTACGCTATGTTCGAGCCTGCCCACGGATCAGTACCAAAATACGCAGGTCAGGATAAGGTCAACCCGGTTGCCACTGTGCTTGCAGGTGCATGGATGCTTGATTACCTGGGAGAGAAGGAGCAGTCAAAGGCTATTTTCAATGCAACCGAGAAGGTCATCTCAGAGGGCAAGTATGTCACCTACGACCTGGGCGGCAATGCAAAGATGAGCCAGATGACTGATGCTATCGTAAAGTATGTTGAAGCAGAGATGAAGTGATCTCCTGCTTTTCATTTTTTACAGATCTTATCTTTAATTGAAAAAGAGCATAATGGCGAGGCACATGCCTCGCCTTTTTACAGATAGGTCCGCCGGGCAGATGCCCGTCTTGGATATCCTGCTTATTCTCTTCAGTCCACACCGTGAAGATGCGGGTCCCTGCTGAACTTGCCTGTCGGCGCTTCCTGCGGATTATCATCTTCATCCTGCCTGTGCATATCCTTGCTTACCATGGGGTTGAACATGAAGTATTTCTTGACATAGGCAAGTATCTCCTCGTCGGAGATGCAGGAAACCCTCTTGTCCTCGTTGTAGAGCTTCTGGATGTCCGCCTGAATCTCCCTGAGGCGCTTGTCGTTCTTGTCCACTTCTATGTGCACATTCATCAGTTCATTGAGCGCTTCCTGGACCTTGTACCTGAGCACCTCTATGCCGGATGAATCACCGACAAGGAAGGTTCTCTTACCTCCGACTATCTCGGGCGGATATGGCTCGTATGTGAAGGGATTCTTGATGACACCTGCAGTGTGAATGCCCGACTCGTGTGCGAATACGTTCTTGCCTACCACTGATTTGTTCCTCGGTATCCTTATGCCGATCTCCTTTTCCATGAACTGGGCGAACTCCACAAGGCACTCTAGGTTGTATTTATCAAAGCCTTCAATGCGCCTCATGAGGAAGAGCAGGATCTTCTCCAGCTCCGCATTGCCTGCCCTCTCTCCGATACCAAGGAAGGTCACATTGGACCAGTTGGCACCATACCAGTATCCTGCAATGGAGTTGGGGACCGCAAGCCCGAAGTCGTCATGGCAGTGTGTCTCGATGTTCTTCACATTCAGCTCGTTCCTGAGGTGCTTGATAATAGCTGGAAGGCCGTAGGGCTCATCCACGCCTTCGAATGGCACCCCGAATCCGATGGTATCACAAATGCGTATGGTGCAGTCAGGGTCGATGTCCATGATCTGTTTGACAAGGGGGAACACGAAATTGTAATTGTCGGCGCGTGTCATGTCCTCGATATGGGCCCTTGTCCGCAGGCCGTGGTCAACGGCGTACTGGAGCGCATCAAGGTATTTCTTTTCCGCAGCCTCACGGCTTTTAAGTCCCATCTTGTCGAAGATGTGAGGGTCGGATACTGACATGAGGATGCCTGTTTCCTCTATGCCGTCGACGTTAAGGACCATATCGATATCTGCAGGGTTTGCACGTGCCCATCCTGTGATCTCCGGGAACTCATATCCCAGGTCCTGCATGAGCTTTATGGCTTTCCTGTCCCTCTCGTTGTACACGAATGTTTCCAGCTTCTCAATGCCGATCCTGTGCAGATATTCATATATCTTCACTTTGTGGTGGCTTCTTACAACTATGCCCGGCATCTGGGCACCATCACGTATCGTACTGTCGCTGATAGAGACTTCCTGCCCGAGTGGCAGTTTTATCTTCGGAAGGTCATCATAGTCCCTGTATATCTTCATTATGTTCCTCCTTCTTCGAGAAAGTTCCTCAGTTCCCGGAATAAGTGACTCTCTCAAGGGATGGCAGGATGATTTTAAGCCTGGGTAATGACCATTTGACTCCGGGCAAATATTTATTACTCACTAGCCAGTCTGGTGCTATACACATCTTCATGCTTAAAATGCTTTTCTTTCATACGGCTTCCCTGCGGTTTACAATCTTCCGTCCATAAACTAACCTTATATCTTTATAATTTAAAGTGCTAACAGGATACTTATGTGGAGTCTATTGCTCAAAAAGTTCGAAAAACACCCTGCGCAACAGAAGGTCCTGAGGCTTATGTTCGAGCGCGGCTTCCAGGTCAACGACGAAGGCAAGGTTACGTCAGGCAATATAGAGATAGCACACACCCAGCTCGCAAAGGAGGCGGGTGTTGACAGGCGCGTAGTCGATTCAACGACCGAGGTCATACTTGCCGACGACCTGCTGAGGAATATATTCCAGAACGTGAAGTCCATTCCCCTACTGCGCGAGGTTGCTCCTTTCCTCGGCCTGGGAGTCATCATCATCATCCCGGACGATGCGGCTCATGCCGGGATAATCTCTGACGTATCCACAGTGATCGCACGTCATAACATAAGCATACGGCAGGCTGTCTCGGACGATCCCTTTTTCACAACGGAGCCCCGCCTGACAATTATCACAGATTCAAAGGTTCCCGGAAGTATCGTTGAAGAGCTCCTCGCCCTGAGTTCAGTGAAAGGTGTAAGTATTTCCTGAGATGCCTGTCAGAGCACGGCCTTTGCAAAAGCCCTGAATACTCCGAAAAGATGCCTGGAATTACCCGGGCTCAGCATTTTCTTTATAAGTATGGATGGGTGATCCATGTCACCATAGGTCGTAATTGTCCCGAGCATCGAAGGCTTGTTCATGGATGCCAGAAGATCATTCAATTCAGCATCGTTCAGGCCGCCGATGAAATCATGTATCCTCATGCCGATGGCAAGTTCCCTGCCAAGTTTTGCCCGCCATCTTCTGTCGTATTCCTCAAGCCGCCTTGCCGTGGTGTCATTCTCAAGTGCTGCTGCCGCTGCAACTTCTCCGGCTATCTTTGCACAGGCAACGCCAGTGTATATTCCACCCCCTGATGTCGGTTTTACCTGTCCGGCCGCATCCCCAGCGATCATTACTCCCTGTGCATAGGTCTGGCCTAGAGGTCCTATGGGAATGCCTCCTGCCACCAGGTCAAGTTTCCCTCCTCCATAACGGGATGCCACATGGCTGTTATCCCTCAGCAGTCTTTCAAGGTACTCCAGGACACATCCGGGGTCCCTGTGAGCATCCCTGCTATCAACAGCCATTCCTATGCGGGCTATCTTATCGTTTACGGGGACTGCCCAGGCAAAGAATCCCGGTGCCTGGGAGCCCACGAACAGCTCCACGAAGTCCGGGTCGGTTGCGTCATAAGGAACTTCTATCTGCACACCGGGAAGGATCTTCTTTACCTGCCCGAGTCCTGCCATCCTTGCAATACCGCTGCGCACGCCATCGGCGCCGATGATCACTTTAGCTTTGATCGTTATGGGCGTTCCGTCCTTTATAACTGACAGGAGACTGTGGTCACCTTCATTACTGAAGCCGATTGCCCGCGTTCTCAGCCAGAGGTCCGCCCCTGCTGCAAGTGCCATGGAAGCTAAAGTGCGATCGAAAATCTTCCTTGATACCACATAGGCTTTTGTCTCTCCGCCATCTATGGGAAGGCAGTTGCCGTCCATGGAATGCACGAACGCGCCGCGCACCTTGTTAAGCACGAAGCTGTCCGAGGGTTCCACATCACATTCCTGCAATGCTCTCCTGCTGAGCAGGCCCGTGCAGCCTACAGGTGAGCCTATGAATGCATGTTCCTCTATCAACAGGACCTGTGCTCCGTGCTGAGCCGCATAACGGGCTGCCGTGGAACCTACCGGCCCGGCACCCACGACCACCACGTCATATTCAGTCCTCATCGTCCCTCTCTCTTATAAGCGTCAGGAGGTCACTAAAGCTGTAGAGTATGTGGTCGGGCTTCTCTTCGATATTAATCCTGTCCCTGTCCGGGTTCCTGTCGCCGTAAAGGGCATAGGCTGCTGCCATCCCAAGCTGCTTGGAGGGTGCGATGTCCCTTCTCAGGCTATCGCCAACGAACATGGTCTCATGGGGTTTCAGTCCCATGGAGTCCAGTGCGTGCATGAAGGTCCTGTGGGAAGGCTTCTTCCAGCCTGTTATGTCGTAAGTGAAAAGGGAATCGAACATTGAATAAAGGCCCACTTTCTCAAGCCTTACCCTGGCATTCTTCATCTCGGCATCTGTGAGAAGGCCAAGGAGGACCCTCCTTGACCGAAGCTCCATAAGAGTGCTTTCCACATCGGGATACAATTCAATTGACCTGGTCTTCTCGTGCTCATATATCCTGCAGCACTCCAGGAACCCTTCTTCTGAAAAACAGCCGTTGTCGCTCAGGTAGTCACTGATATTCCCAATATCCTCGAATCCGCGCCCCTCCCTGCGGAAATAATCGAGGAGTTCATGAGCATCACCCCTGCCAAGGTGCCTTATGATAGCTTCGCAGGCAATGGTCTTGACCCTGACAAAATCGAAAAGTGTATTATCCATATCGAAGATTATTCCTTTGATCCTGGTTCTGTCCATCAGTGCCAACTCTTTTTACTTTTTGCCTTTTCCGGCTATACGCTGGTCTGGATATGTCTGTTAATGTGCTGGGTGCAATAATGTGTTTTGTTGACTGCAAGTTATTTATACTTCTTTATTCATACGAATTTATATAAATACGCGAACTGTGCTTGTGGAGGATTGCAATGGTCAAAGGCAGAGATGTTAATAAACCGGAGTGCACGGCTTCAGAATGTCAGGCTTCAATCAGTGGCCGTGAAAACGATCGCATGAATGAGATTGAAGGCTTTCATTCGGTATGCGGGCAGGCATTTATTCGTGTTCCTTCTGATAAGCGTTCTAACATGCGCTCACTATGACGTGATCTATTGTAGGGATGAAAATTTCCGGGGAAAATACAAACTGCATTAGCCAATCTCTTATCAATGGTGCATTCCTATAAGGAATAAAAGGTACATGAAGGTTTGTTTTTATTTCATGAAGGCCGATTACTTCATGTACACGTCTTGACAACCTCAACCAACCGATTTTTAAGCGATGTGTACCGACCACTGAAGCACCTCTTTCAGGTGCTTCAAAAACTCCTTTACACGCACTGGATACGTTATCTATGAACTTCTCTTTGAGACCGATTGTTTATTCAGGATCTCGGACCTATCCATGTAATACTTAAAAAGGTCCTCTCCCCACTTCAATGCCCTTGGCGTGGAACTGACGATAATACGGTTCGTATATCTGCCATTCCTGTCCGATAGCGAGAAAGATAATACCCTGTCCGTAACTGTTATGCTCACAGGTCTTACATCCTTGCGGTATATGAGCACGTGTGAGCCCCCGCTGTTGAGAAGAGCTCCGATCTCTTTCTCATATTCCTTCTTCAGGGACGCAGAAAGGGGATTTTGATCCTGTGAAGACCCGGTATCTGTCCTCATGTCATCCTGCAGGATGTCATATACCTGTTCTGTCATTATGACGTTCAGTTCTATGCCTCTCTCCAGATAGCTGGAAAATGGGAGGAAGTAGGAGGGATGATATACAGAGATGAACGTGGATATCCTGCTGGACCCGTTTATCCTTCGGAGGATCTCTTCCTGCTGCTCGAATATGCTCGGAAGGTCCGGTTCCAGAATTTCGCACTGTTCGAGGTCCCCTATCCTGTAAAGCAGTTCCCTGGGAATGGGACCCAGATCATGGTCGGACCAGTATTCCAGATTCTCTTCATGGGTATTGAGGCTCATGATAAGATTTTGCATGTTCTCTACGATAGCTTCTCCTGTGGGGGTGAGGGAGTATGTATCATTCTCATAAGTAACAAGATTCCATTCCAGTAACTTCTTTATCTGCGGGATCATGGACTTCCATGGAAAAGCAAAATGCTCTCTGATCTCCTCTTTCGCCTTTGGCCCGTCTTTCAGGAATAACAATAGGTCCTTTCTTTTCTCCGAAAGGAATATAGTGTCAAGTAAGGAACACCTCATTATAACCCCCCTTACCTATTTTGCTTTGTATGGATATAAACTATTCCAAAAGCAGCCTGAAAAAACATTCCCCTGAAGTCTTTTAATTACGGAAGAGAGTTCAGTAGGAGGTACGAGCCAGATCACAGGGATTAATGAAATGTATCCTGAGAAGGCCAATGTTCCGGAGAACAGGCGGACCTGCCGGGACTCGAACCCGGGTTCTAAGCTCCGGAGGCTTAAGTGATATCC
This DNA window, taken from Methanolobus chelungpuianus, encodes the following:
- a CDS encoding NAD(P)/FAD-dependent oxidoreductase — encoded protein: MRTEYDVVVVGAGPVGSTAARYAAQHGAQVLLIEEHAFIGSPVGCTGLLSRRALQECDVEPSDSFVLNKVRGAFVHSMDGNCLPIDGGETKAYVVSRKIFDRTLASMALAAGADLWLRTRAIGFSNEGDHSLLSVIKDGTPITIKAKVIIGADGVRSGIARMAGLGQVKKILPGVQIEVPYDATDPDFVELFVGSQAPGFFAWAVPVNDKIARIGMAVDSRDAHRDPGCVLEYLERLLRDNSHVASRYGGGKLDLVAGGIPIGPLGQTYAQGVMIAGDAAGQVKPTSGGGIYTGVACAKIAGEVAAAAALENDTTARRLEEYDRRWRAKLGRELAIGMRIHDFIGGLNDAELNDLLASMNKPSMLGTITTYGDMDHPSILIKKMLSPGNSRHLFGVFRAFAKAVL
- a CDS encoding HAD family hydrolase — encoded protein: MDRTRIKGIIFDMDNTLFDFVRVKTIACEAIIRHLGRGDAHELLDYFRREGRGFEDIGNISDYLSDNGCFSEEGFLECCRIYEHEKTRSIELYPDVESTLMELRSRRVLLGLLTDAEMKNARVRLEKVGLYSMFDSLFTYDITGWKKPSHRTFMHALDSMGLKPHETMFVGDSLRRDIAPSKQLGMAAAYALYGDRNPDRDRINIEEKPDHILYSFSDLLTLIRERDDED
- a CDS encoding helix-turn-helix transcriptional regulator gives rise to the protein MRCSLLDTIFLSEKRKDLLLFLKDGPKAKEEIREHFAFPWKSMIPQIKKLLEWNLVTYENDTYSLTPTGEAIVENMQNLIMSLNTHEENLEYWSDHDLGPIPRELLYRIGDLEQCEILEPDLPSIFEQQEEILRRINGSSRISTFISVYHPSYFLPFSSYLERGIELNVIMTEQVYDILQDDMRTDTGSSQDQNPLSASLKKEYEKEIGALLNSGGSHVLIYRKDVRPVSITVTDRVLSFSLSDRNGRYTNRIIVSSTPRALKWGEDLFKYYMDRSEILNKQSVSKRSS